GGAGCCATGACCTCTTGACTCGGTGGGGCAAGGCTCCTGCCGCGCCATACGCGGAACCGCGAGCGGACCTCGTGGGAACTCCACATGCTCACGGCTCGCCGGGAGGCTCGCCCCACCGGTATTGGAGCGATGACCTCTCGACTCGGTGGGGCAAGGCTCCTGCCGCGCCGTACGCGGAACCGCGAGCGGACCTCGTGGGAACTCCACATGCTCACGGCTCGCCGGGAGGCGAGCCCCACCGGTATTGGAGCCATGACCTCTTGACTCGGTAGGGCAAGGCTCCTGCCGCGCCGTACGTGCAACCGCGAGCGGACCTCGTGGAAACTCCACACGCGCACGGCTCGCCGGGAGGCTCCACCGGTATTGGAGCGCCAGGTGCGGGCGCATCCGCGAAGGAAGACAAGATCTCCCGGGTGACCCCATCCATGTGCCGGTTGTTGTTTGATTCGAAGGCAGGGAGGAATCCATTGCCGCCTGAAAGCGGCGAACCGAGGTCAGTTCAAGTTCGCGGCTTGGCCACGGCAGGCGGATACGGATTGAACCTTTCCCGTTCCGGCGCATTCCACTGGGTGACGATGGCTGACCGAAATGCATCCGATCCCCTTCCGGTGGCCCGGGCTCGAGCCGGATGCCCGGAGGCGTGGGAGGCTCTGTTCCGGCGGTACCAGCTACCACTGTACGCCTACGTCTTCGAAATGATCCGGAACGAGCAGACCAGTCTCGACATCGTCCAGGACACCTTCATCAGCGCCACACGGCATCTGTCGGGACTCCGGGCTGACGGCAAATTCGGGAGCTGGCTCTTCGGAATCGCCCACCAAAAGTGTCTCCAGGCATGGCGCCGCCACGGACGGGACGACCAGATTCAGGAAGCGCTGGCCGTGGAGGACCCGGACGCGGTCGAAAGACCGGATGCCCGGTTGCTGCAAATTGAGGATGAGGCCGCCTTCCTCGAAGGTCTCGCCCGCCTGCCGGCACCTCAGCGCGCCGTCCTGCTGCTCCACTATCTTGAGGACTTTTCCCTGGAGACCATCGCCGGAATTACCGGCACCCCGGTGGGCACCGTGAAGTCACGCCTGCACCACGCCCGACGGGCGCTGCGCGCGCTGCTGGCCTCCCCTCCCGAGTTTGCTCCCCAAGTCCCCACCGTTGATCGAATCCGGCCATGAAAACCCCGCGTGAACTCCTGCTCGAACACCACCAACCCATCGAACCCCGTCTGGATGCCATCCGACACCGGGTCGTCCACCCACGGCGCCCGGTCGCGGCAGCATTCGGTCGCCTGACCCGGCTTCTTGAATCAATCGGGGCCGGGCGCGGGCAGATTCTTGCCCTCGCCAGCGCCTGGGTGGCGATCGCCGCCCTGAATCACCATTCCGGACCCGATGGAACCCCGTCACCGTCGGGAAGCGATCGCGCATCCTCACCGCAATCCCTGCTGGTCCGCATGCAGGAAAATCAACGCAGGCTCCGGGATCTGCTGCGGCCGGATCCCGGGACGGCCGAGCCCGCCCTGGAGCCGATCCCTGCGGCGCTATGCCCGTCCCAGGCGACTCGCGGACTGCCCGTTTAGGCCGCAACGAAGCGGGCGGGCAGGAAGCAATCGCGCCACCAAGTTCCGAACAAGTAGCCAGGGGAGCATGGAGCGTATCACGTCGAGGCCATTTCACGACCAAACGCCAAGACTCCCGTCAGGAACGATCCCGCAACCAGAACCGGCCCACCCGCATCGTCCCTCCCAACCCGCAATCCCTGACGCCTTGCCGCACTCCGGCCAACACCCCGCCCCGCAACACCATGAACTCCGAGTCTGCCCCAAACGCAACGCCCGCAACCTCCGGATGGCATCACACATCCACCTACCGGTTGATCCGCTGGCTCACGCGCCCGCGCCTTCTGCGCTTGGCCGCGCTGACGGTTGTCTGGGCCGTCACCCTGGTTGCCCTCGCCTACGGCATCGCCAACTGGCGCGGCCAACGCGCCTGGGTCCGGGAACGCCAGTCGCTCCTGGACCGGAACATCCCGGTGGACTTCGCCGCCGTAATTCCCAAACCCGTTCCCGATGACCGAAACTTCGGCGCCACGCCGTTTGTGCAGTCCTGGTTCCAGTTCACCAACCGACCCGCCGACAGCTTTTGGAACGACACCTACTCGCGAGCGACGCATCTGGTCCCCGGACTGCCGGTGACCCATACGCAGCGCTGGACGGATCTGGGGGGGTGGGCGGGGGCGATGACCTATGTGGCGACGAACCCGCCGCCCGACCCCGACAAGCCACACCTCCGGTTGCGACGCCCCGACGGCGGATTGCCCGCGTTCTCATCACGAGCCGCCGCCGGAGCTGCGGTGCTTCGGGAATTCGAATCCGCAGGGTCCTGGCGTCAGGACCTCGAAGAGGCGCTCAGGCGTCCGGAGGCCCGCTACCCCGTCCAGTACCATCTCAAGGACCCCTGGGGCATCCTGCTGCCGCATTTGGCGACCGTGAAGTCCCTGTGCAACCGACTGGCCCTGCGGGCGAGTGCCGGAATTGCAACCCACCGCTCCGAGGAGGCTCTCGACGATGTCCTGCTGATCCTGAGCCTTGGGCAGACCCTCGATACCGAGCCCTTCCTGATCTCCTACCTGGTGCAGCTCGCGTGCTGGCAGATCTTGATCGAGCCCGTTTGGGAGGGCCTCGAACTCCGTGCCTGGACTCCCGAGCAACTGGTGGTGCTGGAACAGCGCCTTGCGGACATCCACACCCTTCCAGGACTTGAACGGGCGCTCCAAACCGAGCGTACGGCCGCATTCCTTACGGCGGACCTGCTCGCCTCCGGAGACTACCGCTACGGCATGCTGATGGAGGCCAACAACGGATCTTTGGACCCGGGGGCGCCGTCCGAGCTCGCGCTTCGTTTCGTCGAACGGATCATCCCTAGCGGTTGGCTCCACAGGGAGAAGGTGGAGTATTCGCGCCTGCTCGATGCCTGGATTCAAGGGGGATGGGATCCCGATCGGCGCCGGATCCACCCCGAAATCCTCGAGGCCAATCGTCGCCGGCTTGAAGACGAGCTCGGAGTTGAAGTCGCCACGGCCGGGGAGTGGATGTGGGGTGGTGCGATTCCTCCCCGCGCGGCCTCACAACTGCTGCGCCACCGATCCTTGGCGCCCATGCTCCTGCGCGAACTGCCCAAGCTACCGCCCAAGGCCGCGGCCGCGCAGGTGCTGGTGGATCAGGCACGACTGGCGTGCGCCATCGAGCGCTACCGGATTGCCGAGTCGCAACTTCCCCGGGATCTCGATGCGCTGGTTCCGCGGTTCCTTGCGGCCGTTCCCCTGGATCCGATCACAGGTCGTGCCTACCTGTACCGTAGCGGGGACGACGGAGGGTTTCAGATCATCTCGCCCGGATGGAACGAACGCGACGATGGGGGCGTTCCGGGGCGATCGCGGTTTGATGTGGAGGAGGGGGACTGGGTCTGGACCACAAGCACACCTTGAGCCTCCCCGTTCTCCGCCGCACCTGCGGGGACGCTCCGGCCGGACCCCGGGGCGGTGCTGGCGCCCCTTCCCTCGTCTTCGTCGGCTGTTCGGCCAAAATGGCTCCCGGCAAAACCCTTTGACACTCAGCCCCGGGTTTTTATGGTCCGGCGCGCATTGGTTCTGGCTTCGGGGTCGTAGCTCAGTTGGTAGAGCACCACAATGGCATTGTGGGGGTCGCAGGTTCGAATCCTGTCGGCTCCACCAGACCGATGCGCTGCGGGAGAGGTTGAGGCCTGTCCGACCGCGGCGAAGCGAACGCTTGCCCTGAGGACCCTCCGGCCGTTTTATCGGCGGGTATGCACTCCAAGTTCGCGAGATCGCTGATGACGTGGTTCGTATGCTTTGCGGTCTTTCTGGGTGCCGGATGCGCAACGCCGAAACCCGTGGTCCTTTCCCAACCCACCGTCGTGGATTTCGCCTGCGGCGAATGCCTGTTCGACATGCCCGGAAAGGGCTGCGACCTGGCCATCCGGTTTGACGGTCACGAGTACTATGTGGATGGCGTGAACGAAAACTCCCTTGGGGACGCCCACGCCGCCGACGGTATCTGCTCAATGATCCGACAGGCCCGGGTGACCGGAGAAGTCCAAAAGGGGCGGTTCGTCGCCACCACCTTCGAGCCGCTGCCGATGACCGTCAGATAGCTGCGAAGGCCCGGGTCTGCGGACAATCCGTCTGACGCCCCCCTGGCCGCCCCCCCTGCGGGGACAAGGACGGCCGAAACTCCAGACCGGTAAACACCCCATGGCGCAAAGCCTGTCGGCGAGGCCATGGTGCCATTGGTGTTCCACAGACTGCCGGTTTGTTGACCTATGTGTGCTCCCAAGCATCACAAGGATCATACGGCCCAGAACGCCGTCCCGGACGATTGGATCTCGGGAAGCCATGTCCAGGCCTTGGTCCTGACCGGGCTGACCCTCTTTGGGATCTATCTCTGCTACCGCCTGGCGGCACCCTTCGTGTCCGCAATCACCTGGGCCCTGGCGCTGGCGGTCCTGTTCACGCCCGTGCAGCGCTGGCTGGAGCGACGGGTCCTTCGTCCCGGGGTGGCCGCGATGGTCGCAGTGCTGGCCATTGCCCTGGTGGTGGCGGTGCCGGCGACGTTCGTGGCGCAACGTCTGCTGGCGCAGGCGGCCCACGACGATTGAGCCCGCAAAGGTCCTAAGGATTCGGGGCACCCGGAGTGGGAGGTACGGGGAGAAAACGGTCGGGGAATTCCGTCGTCCGTCCGATGGCCACGTCGGGACCCAAAGGGCCGAAGGTCACCGAATCGAGGAGCGCGTTGAATCGCGCGTCCGTATCCACCAACAGGACCTGTTCGCCGTCAGCGGACAGTTTGAAGCCCGCGTGCAGCCCCGGAAAATCGTCCACGTCCTCGTCGGCCCACACCAGGAGGTAACCGCCCGCCGGGATCATGGTCCCGGGCGGAAAGGACCATTTCCTGGGGTTGTCGGGACGATCGCTGAGAAACATTCCCGACAGGTCCACGGCAGCCTCGCTCCGGTTGAACAGCTCGATCCAGTCATCGCGCTGTCCCTGGGGATCGCGAATGGAGCTTTGGTTCGAGGCCATGAGTTCATTGATGATGACCGGGGATTCGTTCGCCTCCCGCGGACGGACCCGGAACGACAGCGGCCCGGCCTCGGCCGCCGCGGGGATAAACACCGCAGCTCCCGGTGCCGCCGCCGAGCGGGCCTCCACATAGTATCGCACCGTCACCCCTGCGAGTTGCGCCGGAAGCTGCGCCCCATGGACGGCATCTCCGGCCTCTCCATCTCCATGGGCCCCGTCGTCAAACATCTGAAGGCGCATGTACCTGCCAGCGGGTGTTGTCCGGTACCAGAGCCAGACCGAGTCCACACCCTCCTCCTCATGCCCGCGCACGGTCGCCGTGACACCCACCGGGCTCCCGGCATCCGCCGACCCGGGTTCCGTCACTGCAGTCAGGGACGGCGGCACCGGCCGGAGTTCTGCATGCCGGGTCAGGAACTGGTGCCGGTTGCTGATGAAAGTCTTCAGCGCGCGCAACTCGTTGGTATAGGTGGCCATGAGAAATCCCCGCCGCGTATCCGCGGCAAGCGCCTCGACACTCAAGGCACTCAGGCGGTCCACCTCCAGGTGGAGCACCTCCGGGCGGAAGGCCTCGGAGAGGACCGTGCGCATGTGCGCAAGGTACCGCTGGCGGAGCTCGGGGATGGCCAGGAGCTTCGAGATCACCGGCCGTGTGGACAGCGTGGCGCCCGCGACGGGCGACAGCGAGACGTCACGCGCCACGAAGGACTCATTGCCGTCATGTTCGACCGGATGCATCCGTCCGCTTTCGGGTTCGAAATAGAAGGCATAGTCCGCCCCCTTGTTCCAGTAGCTGTCATCATCCGCGAAGATGTTCTCAATGACGAGGAACCAGAGCCAGGAATCCACGGCAAGGACGTCCTCAACCGCGTCGCGCCGGAGCGCCTCCGGCGTGTTGTTCAACACGTCAATGGCATGGACCAATCGCGTCCACGCGTTGGTTTCATCCGAAGCCTTTTTCAGTTCGTAGTTGTTGCGGTAACGGGCGATGTCGGTGCCCAACCAGGAGAGCGCCGAGGCGCCGCTGGCCAGTCCGCCGCCCCCGCCTCCGCCGCCCGGCCGCCCGCCCCCGCCGCCGATGTTGGGTGCGCGCCAGCGATCCCCGGAACTGC
This is a stretch of genomic DNA from Verrucomicrobiia bacterium. It encodes these proteins:
- a CDS encoding RNA polymerase sigma factor codes for the protein MADRNASDPLPVARARAGCPEAWEALFRRYQLPLYAYVFEMIRNEQTSLDIVQDTFISATRHLSGLRADGKFGSWLFGIAHQKCLQAWRRHGRDDQIQEALAVEDPDAVERPDARLLQIEDEAAFLEGLARLPAPQRAVLLLHYLEDFSLETIAGITGTPVGTVKSRLHHARRALRALLASPPEFAPQVPTVDRIRP
- a CDS encoding AI-2E family transporter translates to MCAPKHHKDHTAQNAVPDDWISGSHVQALVLTGLTLFGIYLCYRLAAPFVSAITWALALAVLFTPVQRWLERRVLRPGVAAMVAVLAIALVVAVPATFVAQRLLAQAAHDD
- a CDS encoding CotH kinase family protein, which gives rise to MMPPLTRKLHAPCMSVVVAVAIWGSLRAAAADARVALDLAPAEAVIQFVGSPRHDWWIERSPDLVHWERWTALGPLMSDDAARAPVRRLGPLGERVAGYFRGVRTEGFYDSSLIRNVHLQFTQPDWQARLTSGRTTGSNVLCGLELDNGAALGGVGARYRGNSSFQLGGAKKSVNVQVDFTNATSRLLGYETFNLNNAAGDRTLLREVIYFNVMRRYAPCPQTSLVRLHINGEYWGLYSLIQQFDGDLVKEWFPSSSGDRWRAPNIGGGGGRPGGGGGGGGLASGASALSWLGTDIARYRNNYELKKASDETNAWTRLVHAIDVLNNTPEALRRDAVEDVLAVDSWLWFLVIENIFADDDSYWNKGADYAFYFEPESGRMHPVEHDGNESFVARDVSLSPVAGATLSTRPVISKLLAIPELRQRYLAHMRTVLSEAFRPEVLHLEVDRLSALSVEALAADTRRGFLMATYTNELRALKTFISNRHQFLTRHAELRPVPPSLTAVTEPGSADAGSPVGVTATVRGHEEEGVDSVWLWYRTTPAGRYMRLQMFDDGAHGDGEAGDAVHGAQLPAQLAGVTVRYYVEARSAAAPGAAVFIPAAAEAGPLSFRVRPREANESPVIINELMASNQSSIRDPQGQRDDWIELFNRSEAAVDLSGMFLSDRPDNPRKWSFPPGTMIPAGGYLLVWADEDVDDFPGLHAGFKLSADGEQVLLVDTDARFNALLDSVTFGPLGPDVAIGRTTEFPDRFLPVPPTPGAPNP